The genomic DNA TGAGCTAACTTCACATATTAGAACTTGCAAGATTGCCGTGGCTACCTGGGACTTGGGCATACCCGCTGCGTACTGTCAGGGGTTAGGCTGAAGGACAAGAGGAGAGCAGAAAAGTCAGAAGCAGTCCCTCCCATCCCTCCTCAGTGTGCTGTACCTGGTTTCACGCCACATCCAGACATCCTTAGCTAGAGGAGCCACCCGCTTAAAGACCTTGCCAAGCCCCCATTTAGAAGCCACAGAAGGCTAGCCACCTTAATCCAATTCTCCTCAGTAAGGGCTGGGCCTCAGAGGAGCTGGGAAAGGTCATCTCATCCATCCCTGCACTCCCAGGTGAGGCTACCCTTGAAAAATCCAGGTGGATCTTTTAATGGGCAGGGCTTGAGATTGGGGTCTCTCCGGGCATCCACAAGCAAAAGGCCCACCTGGCAGGAGGCCACCTGCTACTCACAGGACATGTCCAAGATCAGGCAACAAAACTTCCCGAGCTTGGCAGGATATGGCAGACTGAGCCTTGCCCATTTTCTagttttttcatcattttctcaCTCAGCCTTCCCATCCCCACCAGGGGCCCACACATCCTTTCAGAGGgctgggcccagggaggggatCTAAGTCCACGCGGTTTCTGGGACTAAAACTGTGGAGAAGTATCCACAGGGCTTGGCTTCCCTGAGTAACCCCCGTACCTGCCATGACCTCACTGCCTAGATGATGCTAGGGCTATCAGCTGATTTCCCTGGGCCAGCCTGCCTACTGAGGGCTACTGTTTATGCCTCAGGGCCAGGGACTGGGAGTGGGGGAGACATGAACTCTCACCCTCAGTCATTCCTTTGGCTTAGGCCTCATCTGAAGAAGGCATTGTCGTATGGTGGCCGTTCCCAACCTGCGGGTTTCAAAACACCCTTCTGATCAAATATACTCCCTCACAGACTTGGTGTGCGTCAGCTCAGCCAGAGCCCTGAagagaaatggaggaaggaagaaaacctgCTCCATGTGAGGTCATCCAAGGTTTTCCTAACACTTTTGTGCATAGACCTGTTGTATAGTACCCAGCAGGGCTTGTTTTCAGCACCAATGTAGTTGGCCATCAAAAGAGCAAAATACTCTTGGATGGGCAGGTAAATAGGCCCGAGTCCATCCCTAAGTGTCCTCCAGCCACCCCAACCTCTGCCTCTCAGATCTGTCCCCAGTCCAGTATCTACCTATACTGTCCAGTAGGGTAGCCACTGACCACATGGGGGTATTTGCATGTTAACGAATTAAAAATTCAGCTCCTCCAttgcactggccacatttcaagtgctcagttgGCACATGGGAGTCTGCCCCTGCCTTCTATAGTGGGCAGGACAGAGAGAGGTCATGTCCATCACTGCAGAAACTGGGCAGGTCATGCCCAGCACAGCAGGCCTCAGGAACCGGTTTGGGGCTGGTGTCTGTGGTGATTGCCCATGACCGTGCTGTACCAGGTGTTAACTTTCCAAAGTAGCATCTGAGCACACCTGGATTTGGGTTTAGCAGGACATTCAGTCTATGGCACGTTACTCAGAACTCAAAACCTAACACTCTGCAGGCCTCGGAGCCCCAGTTCAACTCACAGCCTGGTTATAAAGCCCGGGGCAAGTGACTGCATCTGCATGAGCATGTCTCTGTGCTAGGATTGTCCCCTCTTCCTGTCATCTTCTCTGTGAACATAACTACAAGGCTTCTGCGATAGGTGCATGTCACTGTGCACCCCTCAGTCAAGTTCAGGCAGGATGCCCCTAATGAGTCCATCAAAATGTCTCTATCAAAAGTAAAACCATCTGCAGTTTATCTCTAAATAAAAGGCCACACCCTTTATAAACaattaactttttataaaaagacaaatgtaCATATTTACACACATGTACGTATGTGGTCACACATGACTTAGTGATTAGATGgcatttccaattttaaaaatcacaccaaGACGCTCACACTTCCCTCCCAGGGCCTGCTGAGGGCTGCCGGGGCCTGCCTGAGGGGGCAGGTGGGCGCGGGGCAAGGCacgatataaataaatggaaagactgaGAGCTTGGGGGAGACGTTAGTGTACACCTCTGATCAGAAAAGTGGCAAGGTCCACCAGAAAAAGTGCCATGTTTTTTTCCCAAGCCCCTCAGCCCGAGCAGGGCGGAGCTCCTCTGAGGCTGAGGGAGCACTGTCCTGCAGGGTCCCATTTTCCTTCACATTTCGCTGGCTTTGGAACAGGCCCCAGGGCTCAGCTGGGAAGGCGGGAAGGGGGGGAGGTTCTTTGGGAACAGGATTCACTTAGTGCAATTGTCTCTTAGTGCAGAGCTGGCCCTGGGGTCGGCGCTGTGCTTTTCTGAGGTCACTGGTCTGTTCCCTTGGGCCACCTCAGTGACAGCGAGACCCTCTCTCGGCAGCTGGGCTTAGAGGGAAAAGCTGGAGGCTGACTCCTCTCTGAGACCTCCACTGACAAGTCCATCTCAGAACCCCATCTTCCCAGGAGGCAGGGCCAGCTTTACCCCGCAAGATGAGCCCAGACCCTGGCCTGACAGACCCCAAGAGGTCACAGTCCTAAGGAGGGAGGCCTCATCCCTGCTCAGCAATGGAGTCATACTCTGCCATGTCAAGCAGCCCACAGGAGTCCTGTTTCTTTGCATCACAGCTACCGTGATGCCAGGTCCTGCTCGCCTAGGGGAGTAAAAGGGGGCCGTGGCCCAGCTATGGCGCACAAGGAATGGCCTGGATGGAGGGCAGCCTGACTGGGGGCAACAGGCTGTCCAGCCAGCTGGTGTCCATGTTCTTCAGATCTGAAGATATCAGTCCAATATACCCTAGAAGATGTGAAGAAGGTTGTATGAGGACGGAGGGTGAAGGCAGGTGTGTTCTCCCGCCCCCTCAGCCCCATCCCAGCAGGCCACAGTCACAGCTGCCTGTGCTGCCCACACCGCCCGCCCCCTCCAACGTTAAGACCCCTCATCTTTAGGCAAACCTGAGTGCTTGGGAGCAGCAGCTGGTTCGCAAGCTGTCTGTACCAAGAAGGTTTTAAGAAAGATGCtttgcctctgctgctccctggcCCAGTCCCCCAGCCCTTTCCCACCCCCTGCAAGGTTCTCCCTTGCCGGAGAAATCCTATGGCTCCAGGAACTTCCTACCTCCAGGGCTGTCAACTTCTGGCTCCTCCTTGCAGCTGAAGTCTCCGTAGAGAGAGGCGGGCTGAGCCCCGGGTTCATTGAGCAGGTACCCCTTCCCATCCACGTTTGTCGGCTGCCACCCCGTCTGCTCCAAGAGCTGcggacagaggaggaagaaagccaTCAGCTTACTTCCAGTGCAGACTCATCCTCTGGCCCTGCCTTCAATGGGCCAACGCTTCCCTGCCAGCCTCATACCCTTGGCCCCTTGCACATTCTCAGATGGATGCAGATGTGGAATGCGGTTACGACGGGGGCCTGGGAAGGGAGGCTCTGCCCTGGACTCCCACTCCCACATCTACCCTCCGGCACAGAATCTCCCAAGACTTTCCCCCTCAACTGGGGGAGGACAGACCGACTGGGAATGTGGCTTAATGCAACGGTTAGCATCCTGAGTCAAGAAAACATGTCTAGAAAAGCTCGAGATAAAGAGCTGCGGCTAGGTCCCAAGTTTTCTATGCTGAAGAAACAGAGCCTGGGTACAACTACGTCAGAAACGTTTTTATATTCACTTTTaaaagtgaaacaggaaaaaaagaaaaagaaaaaaaacctggagaataatttgctttaaaaaaaaaaaaaagggaaaaaaccccCATCAGATTGCAGATCCCAAAGGCTGAATATGAACACCTGATGTGCACTCCCTAACCAGCCCTAACCAGCGGGGCAGCAGGCCTGGGCCGTGCCGGGGCAGAGGACGCAGGTCAGGGACCCGGCAAGGCTGGCGGCTGACTCGGCGACGTTTCAGGCCCTGGGGCTCTGCTCCGGGACAGCCGGTCAGAGAGCAGGCCTCGCTCCTGCCCTCACTTCCACGGTGTCTCTCCCAGCAGCCAAGGAGGGCACCGTGCATGCGGCATCCGTCGGACCCGCCAGCAGCCCGGTCATAGGAGCAGCTGCTTACGCCCCCGATTGTCGGCTCTGAGTGGATCTCTCTCTCCTAAGCAGCACCCACTTCGAAAGAGTGCCCAGGGAGGGGGAACAGGCTTTACCTTCATGATGTCCTCCGTTAACTTCCCTTCTTCATCCTCATCTGTCGTGGctgtgggtgggggagagcagagaggtTGGCTGGGCCCTGCGGCTCCCGCACCACCAGCCCCCCGGCCCCTCACGCGTGCACACCCACGGCCTCGCAGCAGACAACTGCCGGCCCCGGCGAGGCCAGAACAGGACACAGTGCTGGTGACTCGGCCTCCCGAACCCTCGAGCCACAcctcttcccaccacccccctgcttccttcctcacCCCAGGAGCCTGGGCTTGCAGAGGAGCCGGGGAAACGAGCAGTCTTAGAGCAAAGTGCAGCCCCTGGCCCCTAACCTCTTTTCTCCGGCACAACACAGTCAGCTCCATGGGCGCCCGGTGGAGCTCTgagcctcttctctccctcaggaagcccctcccaggcccccaaAGCACATACCTTCCGAAGTGGAGGGCATGGGTGACACCTGGAAGTTGTACAGGTCACTGGTGCTATCGGGCACAATCTCCACTGGGATGCGCCAGTCAGGGAGAGTACTAGTAACAGTACACGGGGACAGTGCTGAAGGACAGCAGAAACCACAGGTCAGAACCATGGGCTTTCTTAGTTTGCAGGACACCCAGCCGCCCCGGCCCTGCTGCCTGCTCCAACGGGCCACCGTCCACAAGCACGGGGCCCCCTTCCTAGACCCAAGAGAAGGAGCCGTCCCCGTGACCTGTGTGCTCTCCTGCCAGACCCGGCCCGCCTCACCTGGAGTTAGGTCCCGCTCAGCCTCCAACTCCTGCCCTAGGTAGCCCTGGGTGGTGTAGCTGCTGTGGTCATCAGGCAGGGTGGAGCTGCTGAGTCCATCGGAGAAGGTATCGGGACTGGAGTCACCGCATGACTGCAGCAGGAGAAAGGAGTTTAGGCCCAGGCTTGCTGTGGCACTTCTTCTCCTGCCCACCCGGACTCCCAGGTGACCAAAGACTAGCAGCTCAGGACCACACTCACCTTCCTCTTGGCCTTGCTCTTAGCATCTCGGCTGGACTTGGACTTCCTCTCTGTGAGGCAGATAGGCTGTCAGTCTTGGGACAGGCACACCAGCCCCAGCTGCCCTTCttacttcctccttccctccctcagaaCTTCCCAAGGACCCGGAGCCCTTGGATACCTTTCCTCTGGTTCTTGGTGAGGGGCGGGAGCATCCGGTACACCCGCACAGCTGAGCTGCCTTTGTTCCTGCTCTGGTCCTTCACTTCCTCAATGTCTGGCAGGGAGTTCATGGCACAGCGGAAGTTGGCCTTCCATGTCTTGGGATCTGGCTCCTTTTCCCCTGCTTTGTATCGGCCTAGTGGGCAAAAGAGGGAAGACGACTGTCAGGGCCATGGGTGGGGATCCTCAGCTGCCCCCTGGCCTGGGAGGAGGAAGCTCTCATGCTGCCAGAGACCCACACTGGCCAAACCACTGGCATTCCTGGGTGACCCTCTGCAGGCCCCGGGGCTTCTCAAATGCGCGGGCTTGGCTCAAGACACATCCAGCAGGCCTTTCTGAAGGGCCCAGCCAGAAGCACTAGAGGGCCCATATGTCCTAAAGTGCTGCATTGGTGCTAGACCATGACCAGTCTCCCTGCTTGGGCTGTCAGTAGCCAGAGAGCAAGTAGGGGCTAGGGTTTATCTGATATTTCCAAACACAGGAGTGGATGAAGAGTAGGCATCAAAGAACAGTTACTGATAGGTGTGCTGACTGATCTGAGATGGACCAACAGCCCCAACCCTCAAGGATAAAAGGAGGCTGCTAACCAGATGGGCCTTGGGCCAGGACCTTGGTgaacatcaagaaaatgaaaggccTGGGTCTCTTTCAGTATCCAGGCTCACAAGTGCTCTTGCCAGGGGGAGCTTTCATCCAGCCACCAACTCCCTGAAATCATACTTTCTAAGATACTGACTTCACAAGTTCCTTTAAGAACTTGCTGAAATGATGGACCTTTCCCCCAGAAATACAAGTCTGCCCCCTGCTCACCCCCAAATTCTGTACACAGTCTCAGGGAACTCAGAGACCCCAGTGAAGAACCTTTGTGTTAACAG from Neomonachus schauinslandi chromosome 7, ASM220157v2, whole genome shotgun sequence includes the following:
- the IRF1 gene encoding interferon regulatory factor 1 isoform X2 — translated: MPITRMRMRPWLEMQINSNQIPGLIWINKEEMIFQIPWKHAAKHGWDINKDACLFRSWAIHTGRYKAGEKEPDPKTWKANFRCAMNSLPDIEEVKDQSRNKGSSAVRVYRMLPPLTKNQRKERKSKSSRDAKSKAKRKSCGDSSPDTFSDGLSSSTLPDDHSSYTTQGYLGQELEAERDLTPALSPCTVTSTLPDWRIPVEIVPDSTSDLYNFQVSPMPSTSEATTDEDEEGKLTEDIMKLLEQTGWQPTNVDGKGYLLNEPGAQPASLYGDFSCKEEPEVDSPGGYIGLISSDLKNMDTSWLDSLLPPVRLPSIQAIPCAP
- the IRF1 gene encoding interferon regulatory factor 1 isoform X3; the encoded protein is MPITRMRMRPWLEMQINSNQIPGLIWINKEEMIFQIPWKHAAKHGWDINKDACLFRSWAIHTGRYKAGEKEPDPKTWKANFRCAMNSLPDIEEVKDQSRNKGSSAVRVYRMLPPLTKNQRKERKSKSSRDAKSKAKRKSCGDSSPDTFSDGLSSSTLPDDHSSYTTQGYLGQELEAERDLTPALSPCTVTSTLPDWRIPVEIVPDSTSDLYNFQVSPMPSTSEATTDEDEEGKLTEDIMKPEVDSPGGYIGLISSDLKNMDTSWLDSLLPPVRLPSIQAIPCAP
- the IRF1 gene encoding interferon regulatory factor 1 isoform X1, which encodes MAGGPAGATGRGATANMPITRMRMRPWLEMQINSNQIPGLIWINKEEMIFQIPWKHAAKHGWDINKDACLFRSWAIHTGRYKAGEKEPDPKTWKANFRCAMNSLPDIEEVKDQSRNKGSSAVRVYRMLPPLTKNQRKERKSKSSRDAKSKAKRKSCGDSSPDTFSDGLSSSTLPDDHSSYTTQGYLGQELEAERDLTPALSPCTVTSTLPDWRIPVEIVPDSTSDLYNFQVSPMPSTSEATTDEDEEGKLTEDIMKLLEQTGWQPTNVDGKGYLLNEPGAQPASLYGDFSCKEEPEVDSPGGYIGLISSDLKNMDTSWLDSLLPPVRLPSIQAIPCAP